In the genome of Gloeotrichia echinulata CP02, one region contains:
- a CDS encoding succinate dehydrogenase/fumarate reductase flavoprotein subunit, giving the protein MLEHDVIIVGGGLAGCRAAVEIARIDPSLNVAVVAKTHPIRSHSVAAQGGMAASLKNVDPEDSWEAHAFDTVKGSDYLADQDAVAILTQEAPDVVIDLEHMGVLFSRLSDGRIAQRAFGGHSHNRTCYAADKTGHAILHELVSNLRRYGVQIYQEWYVMRLILEAGQAKGVVMFSLLDGHIEVLRAKAVMFATGGYGRVYNTTSNDYASTGDGLAMTAIAGLPLEDMEFVQFHPTGLYPVGVLISEAVRGEGAYLINSEGDRFMANYAPSRMELAPRDITSRAIAYEIRAGRGVHPDGSAGGPFVYLDLRHMGKEKIMSRVPFCWEEAHRLVGVDAVTQPMPVRPTNHYCMGGIPVNTDGQVRSSGEGLVEAFFAAGETACVSVHGANRLGSNSLLECVVYGRRTGASVAHFVQNRKLPTVDEQLYINEAQQQIQALLEQPGKYRINQVRQAFQDCMTEYCGVFRTEALMSEGLQKLAEIQQQYPQIYLDDKGTCWNTELVEALELRSLMVVGQTILASALNRQESRGAHFREDYSHRDDGNFLKHTMAYYSPAGIDIQYRPVVINMFEPQERKY; this is encoded by the coding sequence ATGCTGGAACATGATGTAATTATAGTTGGGGGCGGTTTAGCTGGATGTCGTGCGGCTGTGGAAATTGCCCGCATTGACCCCAGTTTAAATGTGGCTGTGGTTGCCAAAACTCACCCGATTCGTTCTCACTCAGTCGCTGCTCAAGGTGGGATGGCGGCGTCGCTGAAAAATGTTGACCCAGAAGATAGTTGGGAAGCACATGCGTTTGATACTGTCAAGGGTTCTGATTATTTGGCAGACCAAGATGCTGTGGCAATTCTCACCCAGGAAGCGCCGGATGTGGTGATTGACCTGGAACACATGGGCGTTTTATTCTCGCGCTTAAGCGATGGTCGCATTGCCCAACGGGCTTTTGGTGGACATTCCCACAACCGCACCTGCTACGCCGCTGATAAAACTGGTCACGCGATTTTGCACGAATTGGTCAGCAATCTGCGGCGCTATGGTGTGCAAATCTACCAAGAATGGTACGTAATGCGCCTGATTTTAGAAGCAGGTCAGGCGAAAGGTGTGGTGATGTTCAGCCTGTTGGATGGACATATTGAGGTACTCAGGGCAAAGGCGGTGATGTTTGCCACGGGGGGCTATGGTCGCGTTTATAACACCACATCCAATGATTATGCTTCTACTGGTGATGGTTTGGCAATGACGGCGATCGCCGGACTACCTCTGGAAGATATGGAATTTGTCCAGTTTCACCCCACTGGTTTATACCCAGTCGGAGTGCTGATTTCCGAGGCGGTACGGGGCGAGGGAGCATATTTAATTAATAGCGAAGGCGATCGCTTTATGGCGAACTACGCACCCAGCCGCATGGAACTGGCTCCTCGTGATATTACCTCACGGGCGATCGCCTACGAAATCCGCGCCGGTCGTGGTGTCCATCCCGATGGTAGCGCAGGCGGTCCCTTTGTCTACCTGGATTTGCGCCACATGGGCAAAGAAAAAATTATGAGCCGCGTTCCCTTCTGCTGGGAGGAAGCACACCGCCTCGTCGGCGTTGACGCGGTAACTCAACCTATGCCCGTCCGCCCCACAAATCATTATTGCATGGGTGGTATCCCAGTCAACACCGATGGACAAGTCCGCAGTAGTGGTGAGGGCTTAGTTGAAGCCTTTTTTGCCGCTGGGGAAACAGCTTGTGTCTCTGTTCACGGTGCCAATCGTCTGGGTAGTAACTCTCTGCTGGAATGTGTCGTTTATGGTAGGCGAACCGGGGCTTCAGTAGCACATTTTGTCCAAAATCGCAAGTTACCCACCGTCGATGAGCAACTTTATATCAACGAAGCCCAACAACAAATCCAAGCCTTGCTCGAACAGCCAGGAAAATACCGCATTAACCAAGTGCGTCAAGCCTTCCAAGATTGCATGACTGAGTATTGTGGCGTTTTTCGCACCGAGGCGTTAATGAGTGAGGGTTTGCAGAAGCTAGCAGAAATACAACAGCAATATCCACAAATTTATTTAGATGACAAAGGAACTTGCTGGAATACAGAACTAGTTGAAGCTTTAGAATTGCGGAGTCTGATGGTAGTTGGACAGACAATATTAGCCTCAGCTTTAAATCGTCAAGAAAGTCGCGGCGCCCACTTTCGAGAAGATTATTCCCACAGAGATGATGGTAATTTCTTGAAGCACACAATGGCTTATTATTCACCTGCAGGAATTGATATTCAATATCGCCCAGTGGTGATTAATATGTTTGAGCCACAGGAGCGCAAGTATTAA
- a CDS encoding Uma2 family endonuclease, protein MTIASQPKLSLEDFLQQPETKPASEFINGEIIQKPMPQGEHSRLQIKFCTGINQIGETQKIAYAFPELRCTFGGNSIIPDVAVFRWERIPKSANGRIANRFEVHPDWAIEILSPGQRHTKVLGNLLYCSRNGTELGWLMDPETESILAVFPGQRVELYEGTSQLPILNGLELELTVEQVFGWLNF, encoded by the coding sequence ATGACTATAGCCAGTCAACCCAAATTAAGCTTAGAAGATTTTCTGCAACAGCCAGAGACTAAACCAGCATCAGAATTTATTAATGGAGAAATTATTCAGAAACCTATGCCACAAGGTGAACATAGTAGACTACAGATTAAATTTTGCACCGGGATTAACCAAATAGGTGAAACACAAAAGATTGCTTACGCTTTTCCTGAATTGCGTTGTACCTTTGGCGGTAATTCTATCATCCCTGATGTAGCTGTGTTTCGTTGGGAAAGAATTCCTAAAAGTGCAAACGGGAGAATTGCTAATCGTTTTGAGGTTCATCCTGACTGGGCGATTGAAATTTTATCTCCCGGTCAAAGACACACAAAAGTACTTGGTAACTTGTTATATTGTTCCCGCAATGGCACTGAATTAGGCTGGTTGATGGACCCAGAAACGGAAAGTATTTTGGCGGTGTTTCCTGGACAGCGGGTGGAATTGTATGAGGGTACTTCTCAGTTACCAATACTTAATGGTCTTGAGTTGGAACTGACAGTTGAACAGGTTTTTGGCTGGTTGAATTTCTAA
- a CDS encoding DUF29 domain-containing protein has product MSSQKANSPTLYETDYLQWIEITIKKLQSQDYKNVDWENLIEEITDMGRSERKSLKSNFIVILVHLLKWQFQPEKRSGSWEGSIIEHRRRVKEALDDSPSLKPYLENIFAECYTQAVKQAKAETGLPLESFPVISPYELSKVTDDEFLPI; this is encoded by the coding sequence ATGTCTTCCCAAAAGGCAAATTCCCCAACCCTATATGAAACTGACTACTTGCAATGGATAGAAATCACCATTAAAAAATTGCAAAGTCAGGACTATAAAAATGTGGACTGGGAAAACTTAATAGAAGAAATTACCGATATGGGAAGGAGTGAACGCAAAAGCCTGAAAAGTAACTTCATCGTCATTCTGGTGCATTTGCTCAAATGGCAATTTCAACCTGAAAAAAGAAGCGGTAGCTGGGAAGGAAGTATTATAGAACATCGAAGACGTGTTAAAGAAGCTCTGGATGATTCGCCTAGTTTGAAGCCCTATCTTGAGAATATCTTTGCTGAGTGTTATACCCAAGCGGTTAAGCAAGCAAAAGCGGAAACAGGTTTACCCTTAGAATCATTTCCTGTAATCTCTCCTTACGAGTTATCAAAAGTAACAGATGATGAGTTTTTACCGATCTAA
- a CDS encoding TMEM165/GDT1 family protein has product MLTAFTAGLLLITVSELGDKTFFIAVILAMRHSRRLVFIGVTAALAAMTILSVIFGQLVSLLPKIYIHYAEIALFIAFGIKLLYDASKMSSANNGEVAQEAKAAVEEADSELTNHKSSWKIIIKAFVLTFIAEWGDRTQIATIALAAGNNPIGVTVGAVLGHAICAAIAVIGGKMIAGRISERQITFIGGCLFLIFGVVAAIQGA; this is encoded by the coding sequence GTGTTAACAGCTTTTACAGCAGGTTTATTACTGATTACAGTTTCAGAGCTAGGCGATAAAACCTTTTTTATCGCTGTGATTTTGGCAATGCGTCACTCGCGGCGATTGGTGTTTATCGGTGTGACAGCCGCCTTAGCTGCGATGACAATTCTTTCGGTGATATTTGGACAATTGGTGTCTTTATTGCCCAAAATCTACATTCATTACGCCGAAATAGCTTTGTTTATTGCCTTTGGTATCAAGTTGCTGTACGATGCTAGCAAAATGTCCTCTGCAAATAATGGAGAAGTAGCACAAGAGGCAAAAGCAGCGGTAGAAGAAGCAGATTCAGAACTAACAAACCATAAAAGCTCCTGGAAAATTATTATCAAAGCCTTTGTCTTGACATTTATCGCCGAATGGGGCGATCGCACACAAATTGCCACCATCGCCTTAGCCGCCGGCAATAATCCGATTGGGGTGACAGTAGGTGCTGTTTTAGGACACGCCATTTGTGCAGCGATCGCCGTTATTGGTGGCAAAATGATAGCCGGACGCATCTCTGAACGTCAAATTACCTTTATTGGCGGCTGCTTATTTCTCATCTTTGGTGTCGTGGCTGCAATTCAAGGAGCGTGA
- a CDS encoding tetratricopeptide repeat protein produces MSQPRNRWMVQVVLALAVVAFVGVSLVPIIEAFNNPQPSTQNTASTRGSLPSSEQKSKLQDEVRGYELVLQREPENQTALKGLLQARLQLLSQKQGDIQGVIEPLEKLAKLNPEQTEYAVLLAQAKQQIGDKEGAAQAYRTVLASNPGDLKALQGMVTLLLNQQRPEAAIGLLQDTLSASTQANKVQPGSVDTIAVQVLLGTVHASQKRYTEAFSVYDQAILKDPQDFRPVLAKALLLKQEGKAAEAKPLFDSASALAPAQYKDEINKAATVSPTPSSTTAPSAAPAPSAETKPKP; encoded by the coding sequence GTGTCTCAACCGCGCAATCGCTGGATGGTTCAGGTCGTGTTGGCACTTGCAGTTGTTGCTTTTGTCGGGGTTTCGCTAGTTCCGATTATTGAGGCTTTTAATAATCCCCAGCCCTCAACTCAGAATACCGCCAGCACCAGAGGCAGTTTACCTTCCTCTGAGCAAAAATCAAAATTGCAAGATGAAGTCCGGGGTTATGAACTGGTTTTGCAACGGGAACCGGAAAACCAAACCGCTCTCAAGGGTCTTTTACAGGCACGACTACAACTTTTGAGTCAAAAACAAGGTGACATTCAAGGAGTCATTGAACCGTTAGAAAAGCTCGCCAAGTTGAACCCAGAACAGACAGAATACGCTGTACTCCTGGCTCAAGCAAAACAGCAAATTGGTGATAAGGAAGGTGCAGCCCAAGCTTATCGCACTGTTTTGGCAAGCAACCCAGGCGACCTCAAGGCTTTACAAGGTATGGTGACTCTGCTTTTAAATCAGCAACGTCCCGAAGCTGCTATTGGCTTATTACAAGATACTCTGTCCGCTTCCACTCAAGCAAATAAAGTTCAACCTGGCAGTGTGGATACCATCGCTGTACAGGTGTTATTGGGAACAGTTCATGCATCCCAGAAACGCTACACTGAGGCTTTCTCTGTCTACGACCAAGCAATTTTGAAAGATCCTCAGGATTTTCGCCCAGTTTTAGCCAAGGCGTTGCTATTGAAGCAAGAAGGTAAAGCCGCAGAAGCAAAACCTTTGTTTGATAGCGCCTCGGCTTTAGCACCTGCTCAATATAAAGACGAAATTAATAAAGCAGCAACTGTTTCCCCCACTCCTAGTAGTACTACTGCTCCGAGTGCAGCCCCCGCACCCTCAGCGGAAACTAAACCTAAGCCATGA
- a CDS encoding homocysteine biosynthesis protein — MRTIAEINDKINRKRAVVLTSEELKTRVAAVGVTKAAKDVDVITTGTFEPMESSGAIINLGHTDPPIKIRRCWLDGVPAYSGFGAVDLYLGASCGVEVMEGEEIRERGGGHVIEDLIAGKAVPVKAQGQVTDCYPRAAFETTITRETINQFYLFNPRNLYQNFIVGVNGGDRPLFTYLGPLQPRLGNAVYSNPGAISPLFNDPDLQLVGIGTRIFLGGGIGYIAWEGTQHNPLQKRLPNHTPIGPAATLALIGDAKLMDARWVRGCYFKSYGPSLMLGVGIPFPVLNEEVVERCAVQDQDLVAPIVDFSIPRRVRPTFGLVSYAQLKSGRITIEGKAVRVAPLASMFLSRQVALELKQWIEAGLFTLTESVSPIPMERSFVPQDRWMDL; from the coding sequence ATGCGAACTATTGCCGAAATTAACGATAAAATCAACCGTAAACGTGCGGTGGTTTTGACATCTGAAGAATTAAAGACACGAGTAGCAGCAGTTGGTGTTACCAAAGCCGCTAAGGACGTTGATGTAATTACCACGGGCACCTTTGAGCCGATGGAATCAAGTGGTGCAATTATTAACCTGGGACATACTGACCCGCCAATCAAAATTCGCCGCTGTTGGTTAGATGGTGTGCCAGCCTACTCAGGTTTTGGTGCTGTAGATTTATACCTTGGTGCTAGTTGTGGTGTGGAGGTGATGGAAGGGGAAGAAATCCGGGAACGCGGCGGTGGTCATGTGATTGAAGATTTGATCGCTGGTAAGGCTGTACCAGTAAAAGCCCAGGGACAAGTTACAGATTGTTACCCAAGGGCAGCATTTGAAACGACAATTACCCGTGAAACGATCAATCAGTTTTATTTATTCAATCCGCGTAATTTGTACCAAAATTTTATTGTGGGGGTGAATGGAGGCGATCGCCCACTTTTCACTTATCTGGGACCTTTACAACCGCGTCTCGGAAATGCTGTCTACTCAAACCCTGGTGCAATTTCCCCTTTATTCAACGATCCTGATTTGCAACTTGTTGGCATTGGCACGCGGATTTTTTTAGGCGGTGGTATTGGTTATATTGCCTGGGAAGGTACTCAGCACAACCCCTTACAAAAGCGTTTACCCAATCATACCCCAATTGGACCGGCTGCCACTTTAGCTTTAATTGGTGATGCGAAGCTCATGGATGCTCGTTGGGTGCGGGGTTGTTACTTCAAAAGTTATGGTCCTTCGTTGATGTTGGGGGTAGGTATACCATTCCCCGTCTTAAATGAAGAAGTAGTTGAACGTTGTGCTGTGCAAGATCAAGATTTAGTAGCGCCAATCGTGGATTTTTCGATTCCTCGGCGCGTGCGTCCCACCTTTGGGTTGGTGAGTTACGCCCAACTCAAATCTGGGCGCATCACCATTGAGGGTAAAGCAGTGCGGGTTGCTCCCCTAGCCAGTATGTTTCTTTCTCGCCAAGTCGCGTTAGAGTTAAAACAGTGGATAGAAGCAGGCTTATTTACCCTCACAGAATCAGTTTCCCCAATTCCAATGGAGCGCTCTTTTGTACCCCAAGACCGTTGGATGGATTTGTGA